The stretch of DNA AACAGGTgagaaatttttaaattgtAACCTCTCCAGAGGTTAGCCCTTCCTAAACTAAGCAAAATAAGCAAGAGATGATAATATCATTCATTCCTTCCTGTAACATGGAGAGGTTGCCCCACCCTTTTTGTCAGGTGAAGAAACTGCCTCACCTTTCTCATCAATTACATCTTCAGCATTACCTCTTCTTCgtctcacaaacacaagcaccacAGCTGTAATAATCGCGAGGATAGCGACAGGTATGAGAACAGCCATAAGTATTACCTTGCTTTCCTTGATCTTACTGCTTAGTGCTGATCTATCACTAGTCTCCAGGAGGTCACCGAAGTCCGCATCAGCTCCAACGACCTCTGGTTCGGTTCCACTTGTtgttcctgttcctgttcctgttgatattgttgttgatgttcctcctgttgtttctgttgcccCACCCTCTCCAGTTGAAGTGCCAACCCCTCGGTGTGTGGTCTCGGGAGCGGCACCTCCAGGGTTAGTGAATTTTGCACCCTTTCTGCTTGCTTCCTTGGCTTCGACCAAAACTTCGCTGAGTGGCTTGCCTGCACTCAGTCCGCTGTGGACAGCACTTGCACCACTATAAAAGCCAGATACATCATCATGAGTCTTTTTACCTTGTTCGTGTGACTCTTCGAGTTCCTTAAGCTTGTTCGTGGCTGAGTCATAGTCGGCCTTCCAGTTGTTGGTGACTGGCTGTTGGCCTTTTGGtttcttattttcccattCTTCTAAGGCTTGTTTCATCGTCCCTGAGGATATATCGTCATAAAGTGTTGTTTTGTGACCCGTTGCTTCGCAGTCAATGGTATTCCTTCCCGTCCCTGAATAATGGGTTTTGAACGTAATACCTTCACAGCTAGTGGTCTGTGCATTATCTCCCTTCTTCCCGCAGTACCACTCTAAAAGCTGGTGAAGTCCACTGGAATTTTGGCCGTCATAGTCAAGTTCCCATCCTCGCGCCTTTTTTGCCGCTTCTGTCGCAGCCTGGCAGCGTTTTTTCGCTTCCTCGCCATACATTTTCGCTGTTGGCAGCTTATTCTTTAATTTATCCTTCGCCTTTTCGTATAtgtccttcacttttttagTATCAGCATCCGAAAGCTTCGAATAGCCATCGTTACTGTGTGCACGGTTTTCCAGTGTTTGTAACCAGTGTTCCAACCTGTCCAGCCAGAGTTGTATATCATCCGCAAAGCCTTGAGTTTTTTCTCGGATTTTGTctgcccttcttttttctataGTTTTAGCAAGATCCGTCAGCTTACATAGCGCCAATGCACCTTCCTTGTTTAGCTTTGTCTCCCCATTTGCTTCCACCGCTCGTAGCAGTAAACCTGCAAAGGTAACCGCAACCAAGGAACACCTTATCATATTTCCCTTGTATCAAACTTCGCTTCTTTGTATATTTCGCAAGCCAGTTCACTCTCCCACATAAATACAATTATgcacaaaaagaagcaaTACTCATAGAATCATCAGCAAACATTATTGTAACTTTAGCAATACAACCGCAGTTATCATCTTTACTTCCACTTCATAATCATATTATCTTACAAAGGCAATCACATCATTCCAACAGTAACAACTTTCCACTCTCAGATATCCTGTTGATATCCTTGTCTCCTAGTTTTGCTGAAggataaaataaatattcTGCCACACCAACTTATAGTTGCTTATGGTTTCTCTTATTTCCAATTCCATGGGAGGAGGAtacacatatgcatatatcaTGTATGAAAGAAGTATTTCCTTTTGATGTGATGATTACTGGGtatgaacaaacaaatagTAACATTCATAAATTAGCTACCTAACAACTTGGTCATTATGAGTAGAATGGGAGGTGTCATTGTCACCGCTACGTTTCGAATAGTATTCTGTTTCACTGATAACTTCCACCCTGTAGTTGAATAATTTCAGCCTCTCCTGTGTAACCACACTATCAGAAATCACAATACTCCTCAGCACCCTACAATATCTCAAAAATCTCAAATCCTCCAGTTTCTCACAACACTTCACATTCAGCTTTTCCAACCTCGTGTCTTCATACCTGTGTATTCCCGTTATCTCTCGCAGGTTTCGACACCCGGATAAATTCAATTCCCGCAATTCCTTCACATGCTTTAGTCCTCTTACCTTCTGTAAGCCGATACATTCACGAATCTCAATAACCTCCATCTTTACACATCCACCCACATATACATCTTCCAACGCTTTACACTTTTCAATGATCAGTTTGAGAAGATTATCTGCTTCACGCACATCAACATTACGCAAGAGCTCACACTCATCAATTCGTATTTCCCTTATACTCTCATGATATCTGAACATACTAAAACTTTTAATACTGCCACAATTACTCACAAGAAAGCTCTTCAAGGCTTTACATTGCCCCAAGCCCTTTAACCTGCCTATACCCTGACAGTGCGTGGGTTTCACATTGCCATATACCCAGCCTTTTATCGACCATGAGTTTATTAGATATTGTTAACTGACGCCATTGCTTCATGAGCCGTGTCAGGTCCCTGCAGGTGTCGCTAAAAATGCATACGAAATATGCCCATATACCTCATTACTCCCTTACcggaatatttttttattacacCATAAATAGGGGGAAATATATTCATTACTGAATGGCCAGACCACACCTCCACATCTTTAAATTATTTAGTCAGAAAATTGCACATCTTACAAACACTGTTTTATatgggggggaggggtgtGCTACACATGCGCCTTTACTTCACGCCAGCTTGGGCTGTAGATATGCACACACAACCCATTTTCACATCTCCCGTAATATTTATTACAGAAAAAAtagtttattatttttattttaaggggaagggggacggagggagggagaaaaatatcATATATAATGGAAGGGAAACCTCTCCCGCAACAGGTgagaaatttttaaattgtAACCTCTCCAGAGGTTAGCCCTTCCTAAACTAAGCAAAATAAGCAAGAGATGATAATATCATTCATTCCTTCCTGTAACATGGAGAGGTTGCCCCACCCTTTTTGTCAGGTGAAGAAACTGCCTCACCTTTCTCATCAATTACATCTTCAGCATTACCTCTTCTTCgtctcacaaacacaagcaccacAGCTGTAATAATCGCGAGGATAGCGACAGGTATGAGAACAGCCATAAGTATTACCTTGCTTTCCTTGATCTTACTGCTTAGTGCTGATCTATCACTAGTCTCCAGGAGGTCACCGAAGTCCGCATCAGCTCCAACGACCTCTGGTTCGGTTCCACTTGTtgttcctgttcctgttcctgttgatattgttgttgatgttcctcctgttgtttctgttgcccCACCCTCTCCAGTTGAAGTGCCAACCCCTCGGTGTGTGGTCTCGGGAGCGGCACCTCCAGGGTTAGTGAATTTTGCACCCTTTCTGCTTGCTTCCTTGGCTTCGACCAAAACTTCGCTGAGTGGCTTGCCTGCACTCAATCCACTATGAAGAGCGTACGCTGCATTATAAAAGCCAGATACATCGTTAActgtctttttccccttttcgtGTGACTCTTCGAGTTCCTTAAGCTTGTTCGTGGCTGAGTCATAGTCGGCCTTCCAGTTGTTGTTGACTGGCTCACCGTCGCTTTTTGGCTTCTTCCTCTCCCAATTCTCTAAGGCCTCTTTCATCGTCCCTGATGTCACATCCAGGTAAAACGGCACTGTAGAACCCGTTCCTTTGCAATCAATTGGGTTCCTTTCCCGCCCTAAGTAGTGTTCTTTTACTTTAACACCATCACACTTCTGATTGTTTGCATTATCTCCCTTCGTTCCGCAGTACCACTCTAAAAGCTGGTGAAGTCCACTAGAGTTTTGACCCTCATCATCAAGTCCCCATCCTCGCGCCCTCTTTGCTGCCTCGGTCACCTCCTGATGGCGTTTTCCAGCTTCCTCGCCAAATTCTTTCGCTTTCGGGAGTTGTTCACTCACTTTACCTTTCGCCTTTTCgtatatttccttcacttttttagTATCAGCATCCGAAAGCTTCGAATAgccgttgttgctgtgtgCACGGGTTTCCAGTGTTTGTAACCAGTGTTCCAACCTGTCCAGCCAGAGTTTCAACTCATCTGCGAAACCTTCAGTGTCCTTTCTGATTTtatctgctttttttgttgcaacAAGATCAGCGACATCCGTCAGCTTACACAGCGCCAACGCACCATCTTTGGTCAACTTTGCATTCGAGTTCGCTACCACCACTCGTAGCAGTAAACCTGCAAAGGTAATCGCAACCAAGGAATACCTTATCATATTTCCCTTGTATCAAACTTCGCTTCTTTGTGTATTTCGCAAGCCAGTTCACTTTCCCATATAAATGCAATTAtgcacacaaagaaaaacaggcgATATTCATAGAATCATCGGCAAACATTATTGTAGTTTCAGCAATACAACCGCAGTTATCATCTTTACTCCCACTTCATAATCATATTATCTTACAAAGGCAATCACATGATTCCAACAGTAATAACTTTCCACTCTCAGATATCCTATTGATATCCTTGTTTTTTAGTTTTGCTGAAggataaaataaatattcTGCCACACCAACTTATAGTTGCTTATGGTTTCTCTTATTTCCAATTCCATGGGAGGTGAGtacacatatgcatatatcaTGCATGAAAGAAGTATTTCCTTTTGATGTGATGATTACTGGGtatgaacaaacaaatagTAACATTCATAAATTAGCTACCTAACAACTTGTTCATTATGAGTTGAGTGGGAGGTGTCATTGTCACCGCTACGTTTTGAATAGTATTCTGTTTCACTGATAACTTCCACCCTGTAGTTGAATAATTTCAGCCTCTCCTGTGTAACCACACTATCAGAAATCACAATACTCCTCAGCACCCTACAATATCTCAAAAATCTCAAATCCTCCAGTTTCTCACAACACTTCACATTCAGCTTTTCCAACCTCGTGTCTTCATACCTGTGTATTCCCGTTATCTCTCGCAGGTTTCGACACCCAGATAAATTCAATTCCCGCAATTCCTTCACATGCTTTAGTCCTCTTACCTTCTGTAAGCCGATACATTCACGAATCTCAATAACCTCCATCTTTACACATCCACCCACATATACATCTTCCAACGCTTTACACTTTTCAATGATCAGTTTGAGAAGATTATCTGCTTCACGCACATCAACATTACGCAAGAGCTCACACTCATCAATTCGTATTTCCCTTATACTCTCATGATATCTGAACATACTAAAACTTTTAATACTGCCACAATTACTCACAAGAAAGCTCTTCAAGGCTTTACATTGCCCCAAGCCCTTTAACCTGCCTATACCCTGACAGTGCGTGGGTTTCACATTGCCATATACCCAGCCTTTTATCGACCATGAGTTTATTAGATATTGTTAACTGACGCCATTGCTTCATGAGCCGTGTCAGGTCCCTGCAGGTGTCGCTAAAAATGCATACGAAATATGCCCATATACCTCATTACTCCCTTACcggaatatttttttattacacCATAAATAGGGGGAAATATATTCATTACTGAATGGCCAGACCACACCTCCACATCTTTAAATTATTTAGTCAGAAAATTGCACATCTTACAAACACTGTTTTATatgggggggaggggtgtGCTACACATGCGCCTTTACTTCACGCCAGCTTGGGCTGTAGATATGCACATACAACCCATTTTCACATCTCCCGTAATATTTATTACAGAAAAAAtagtttattatttttattttaaggggaagggggacggagggagggagaaaaatatcATATATAATGGAAGGGAAACCTCTCCCGCAACAGGTgagaaatttttaaattgtAACCTCTCCAGAGGTTAGCCCTTCCTAAACTAAGCAAAATAAGCAAGAGATGATAATATCATTCATTCCTTCCTGTAACATGGAGAGGTTGCCCCACCCTTTTTGTCAGGTGAAGAAACTGCCTCACCTTTCTCATCAATTACATCTTCAGCATTACCTCTTCTTCgtctcacaaacacaagcaccacGGCTGTAATAATCGCGAGGATAGCGACAGGTATGAGAACGGCCATAAGTATTACCTTGCTTTCCTTGATCTTACTGCTCAGTGCTGATCTATCACTAGTCTCCAGGAGGTCACCGAAGTCCGCATCAGCTCCAACGACCTCTGGTTCGGTTCCACTTGTtgttcctgttcctgttcctgttgatattgttgttgatgttcctcctgttgtttctgttgcccCACTCTCTCCAGTTGAAGTGCCAATCCCTCGCTGTGTGGTTTCGGGAGCGGCACCTCCAGGGTTAGTGAATTTTGCACCCTTTCTGCTTGCTTCCTTGGCTTCGACCAAAACTTCGCTGAGTGGCTTGCCTGCACTCAGCCCACTATGGACAGCGTACGCTGCATTGTAAAAGCCAGATACATCATCATGAGTCTTTTTACCTTGTTCGTGTGACTCTTCTagttcttccatttttttcacaGCTGAGTCGTAGTCGCTTTTCCATTTCTCGTAGTCagcacttatttttttcggtttcttcttctcccaATCCTCTAAGGCTTGTTTCATCGTCCCTGCGGATACATGTAAGTAAAAGAGAGCCGTATAGCCCGTTGCTTCGCAATCAATGGTATTCCTTCCCGTCCCTGAATAATGGGTTTTGAACGTAATACCTTCACAGCTAGTGCTCTGTGCattttctcccctcttcccGCAGTACCACTCTAAAACTAGATGAAGTCCACTGGAATTTTGACCCTCATCATCAAGTCCCCATCCTCGCGCCCTCTTTGCTGCCTCGGTCACAGCCTGGCagtgtttttttgcttcatcgCCCCATTTTTTAGCTTCTGGCAGCTTCTCCTTTAATTTATCCTTTGCCTTTTCGTATAtgtccttcacttttttagTATCAGCATCCGAAAGCTTCGAATAGCCATCGTTAC from Trypanosoma brucei brucei TREU927 chromosome 5, complete sequence encodes:
- a CDS encoding 65 kDa invariant surface glycoprotein, putative gives rise to the protein MIRYSLVAITFAGLLLRVVVANSNAKLTKDGALALCKLTDVADLVATKKADKIRKDTEGFADELKLWLDRLEHWLQTLETRAHSNNGYSKLSDADTKKVKEIYEKAKGKVSEQLPKAKEFGEEAGKRHQEVTEAAKRARGWGLDDEGQNSSGLHQLLEWYCGTKGDNANNQKCDGVKVKEHYLGRERNPIDCKGTGSTVPFYLDVTSGTMKEALENWERKKPKSDGEPVNNNWKADYDSATNKLKELEESHEKGKKTVNDVSGFYNAAYALHSGLSAGKPLSEVLVEAKEASRKGAKFTNPGGAAPETTHRGVGTSTGEGGATETTGGTSTTISTGTGTGTTSGTEPEVVGADADFGDLLETSDRSALSSKIKESKVILMAVLIPVAILAIITAVVLVFVRRRRGNAEDVIDEKGEAVSSPDKKGGATSPCYRKE
- a CDS encoding 65 kDa invariant surface glycoprotein, putative; this encodes MIRCSLVAVTFAGLLLRAVEANGETKLNKEGALALCKLTDLAKTIEKRRADKIREKTQGFADDIQLWLDRLEHWLQTLENRAHSNDGYSKLSDADTKKVKDIYEKAKDKLKNKLPTAKMYGEEAKKRCQAATEAAKKARGWELDYDGQNSSGLHQLLEWYCGKKGDNAQTTSCEGITFKTHYSGTGRNTIDCEATGHKTTLYDDISSGTMKQALEEWENKKPKGQQPVTNNWKADYDSATNKLKELEESHEQGKKTHDDVSGFYSGASAVHSGLSAGKPLSEVLVEAKEASRKGAKFTNPGGAAPETTHRGVGTSTGEGGATETTGGTSTTISTGTGTGTTSGTEPEVVGADADFGDLLETSDRSALSSKIKESKVILMAVLIPVAILAIITAVVLVFVRRRRGNAEDVIDEKGEAVSSPDKKGGATSPCYRKE
- a CDS encoding 65 kDa invariant surface glycoprotein, putative, whose amino-acid sequence is MIRYSLVAVTFAGLLLRVVVANSNAKLNRDGALALCKLTDLAKTVGDKKADKIGRDTEGFAHGLKLWLDSLDSWLQTLQDPAHSNDGYSKLSDADTKKVKDIYEKAKDKLKEKLPEAKKWGDEAKKHCQAVTEAAKRARGWGLDDEGQNSSGLHLVLEWYCGKRGENAQSTSCEGITFKTHYSGTGRNTIDCEATGYTALFYLHVSAGTMKQALEDWEKKKPKKISADYEKWKSDYDSAVKKMEELEESHEQGKKTHDDVSGFYNAAYAVHSGLSAGKPLSEVLVEAKEASRKGAKFTNPGGAAPETTQRGIGTSTGESGATETTGGTSTTISTGTGTGTTSGTEPEVVGADADFGDLLETSDRSALSSKIKESKVILMAVLIPVAILAIITAVVLVFVRRRRGNAEDVIDEKGEAVSSPDKKGGATSPCYRKE